A section of the Roseovarius sp. W115 genome encodes:
- a CDS encoding GFA family protein, whose translation MSTKGHCLCRKITFEMTGPPNWVGHCHCDSCRRSAGAPLVTFVGHPNGHWRWTGETPTVYESSPGNFRHFCSTCGASVAYSSTRYPNELHFHASLLDDPSKLTPQEIYHADERLPWMPEDFPGCAQDKA comes from the coding sequence ATGAGCACCAAAGGCCATTGCCTTTGCCGCAAGATCACCTTCGAGATGACCGGTCCTCCTAACTGGGTCGGCCATTGCCACTGCGACAGTTGCAGACGAAGCGCCGGAGCCCCCTTGGTCACATTTGTCGGCCATCCCAACGGGCACTGGCGCTGGACGGGTGAAACACCAACGGTCTACGAATCTTCTCCGGGAAATTTCCGCCATTTCTGCAGCACCTGTGGCGCGTCGGTGGCGTACAGCTCGACCCGCTATCCAAATGAACTCCACTTTCATGCAAGCTTGCTGGATGACCCCTCAAAGCTCACGCCACAAGAAATCTACCACGCCGACGAGCGCCTGCCCTGGATGCCAGAGGATTTTCCGGGATGCGCGCAGGAC